One window from the genome of Halofilum ochraceum encodes:
- a CDS encoding GFA family protein, protein MAELTGHCFCGAVVWRAAGPMLWTALCHCEDCRRAASSDYVSWFGVRRQSVVWQGPRSFYRSSEKVTRSFCKTCGTPTSFETEVFPHETLLYANTLNDPEIYEPTAHIFWSERLPWVRVNDDLPKHPKGLQHAAQSGKRLLD, encoded by the coding sequence ATGGCTGAACTGACAGGGCATTGTTTTTGCGGCGCGGTGGTATGGCGAGCGGCGGGGCCCATGCTCTGGACGGCGCTTTGTCATTGCGAGGATTGCCGGCGTGCCGCCTCTTCCGATTATGTAAGCTGGTTCGGCGTCAGGCGTCAGTCGGTGGTCTGGCAAGGGCCGCGATCCTTTTATCGTTCGTCTGAAAAAGTGACGCGCAGTTTTTGCAAAACCTGCGGAACGCCGACCTCGTTCGAGACGGAAGTGTTTCCGCACGAGACGCTTCTTTATGCAAATACCCTGAACGATCCGGAGATATACGAGCCTACGGCCCATATCTTTTGGTCTGAGCGCTTGCCTTGGGTCCGGGTGAATGACGACTTGCCGAAACATCCCAAGGGTTTGCAGCACGCGGCCCAGTCAGGGAAAAGGCTGCTGGACTGA
- a CDS encoding Crp/Fnr family transcriptional regulator: MQTYTHVPLGNYLVESLPIAAKNHVLARCETVELAAGDKLCEPGEDYGYAWFPLTGLISQGSKLRHHNPLDMGLIGSEGMLGATLALGVDAAPLQAVVTGAGTALRMRVADLRRSLRENDVLRQRIDHYLYIVFAELARTASCNRFHAIGPRLARCLLLATDRTSTNRLHLTHESMAAMLGVRRSGITVAARALRDQGLIRYARGEIEILDREGLKATACACYADWPSQRNGMSLT; encoded by the coding sequence ATGCAGACCTACACGCACGTACCGCTCGGCAACTACCTGGTCGAGTCCCTCCCCATCGCCGCGAAGAATCATGTGCTCGCCCGCTGCGAGACCGTGGAGCTGGCTGCGGGTGACAAACTCTGTGAACCGGGGGAGGATTACGGGTATGCCTGGTTCCCGCTGACCGGCCTGATCTCACAGGGCTCGAAACTGCGCCACCACAACCCCCTCGATATGGGGCTGATCGGGAGTGAGGGCATGCTCGGGGCCACGCTCGCGCTGGGCGTTGACGCGGCCCCCCTGCAGGCCGTGGTGACCGGAGCCGGCACCGCGTTGCGTATGCGTGTGGCCGACCTGCGCCGATCGCTGCGCGAAAACGACGTACTGCGGCAGCGGATCGATCATTACCTCTACATCGTGTTCGCCGAGCTTGCGCGCACCGCCTCCTGTAATCGCTTTCACGCCATTGGCCCCCGACTGGCGCGGTGTCTGCTGCTCGCGACGGACCGGACCTCGACGAACCGTCTGCACCTCACTCATGAATCAATGGCCGCGATGCTCGGCGTACGCCGCAGCGGAATCACGGTCGCCGCCCGCGCCCTGCGCGATCAGGGTCTGATTCGCTATGCCCGTGGCGAAATCGAGATCCTCGACCGTGAGGGGCTGAAGGCGACTGCCTGCGCCTGCTACGCGGACTGGCCGTCCCAGCGCAACGGCATGTCCCTCACCTGA
- a CDS encoding GGDEF domain-containing protein produces the protein MTDQYLNGTDPPSTSKPRASTRQPVADDAWDERANTLCPLLGHFGVMAIYLRALQCAEPDHPWLSEVREQTLRSNSFAPLRARLSLCIPETAVAVQSFLLEEFDRQLALLIGEPLAQRLLAVVRAIGEGTDAPPAPPADEIAEQLTLTVLRAEADARVARRERDDALRASEQDELTGTANRSRMLDRLKSAIALADRTSTPTAVLFIDLNNFKQINDDMGHGVGDEMLREVGARLQAAVRKTDTVCRYGGDEFVVILTPMERRSEAAPAAARMLMAITKVRGTGPAIPALSASIGIGLYPEHGTTPDALLSRADRAMYDNKRGQHDPLPAAQADGGGSQPDTHCRPGNDIPLVFELLARVNYRE, from the coding sequence ATGACCGATCAGTACCTGAACGGAACGGATCCACCGAGCACCTCAAAGCCGAGGGCATCCACGCGTCAGCCTGTCGCAGATGACGCCTGGGACGAGCGTGCGAACACGCTTTGTCCTTTGCTCGGACACTTCGGCGTAATGGCGATCTACCTGCGCGCTCTGCAATGCGCCGAGCCCGATCACCCTTGGCTCAGTGAAGTCCGTGAACAGACCCTTCGGTCGAACTCCTTCGCTCCCCTGCGAGCGCGTCTTTCCCTGTGCATCCCCGAAACGGCCGTTGCCGTTCAGAGTTTCCTGCTGGAGGAGTTCGACCGGCAGCTTGCTCTGCTGATCGGCGAGCCACTGGCCCAGCGGCTGCTGGCAGTGGTCCGGGCGATAGGGGAGGGCACGGACGCGCCGCCGGCACCACCCGCCGATGAAATCGCGGAACAGCTTACCCTGACCGTCCTGCGGGCCGAAGCCGACGCCAGGGTCGCCCGGCGCGAACGCGACGATGCACTACGCGCCAGTGAACAGGACGAGCTAACCGGAACCGCGAACCGCTCGCGCATGCTCGATCGCCTCAAGAGTGCGATCGCACTGGCGGATCGCACCTCGACGCCGACCGCGGTCCTGTTTATCGATCTCAACAATTTCAAACAGATCAACGATGACATGGGGCATGGCGTCGGCGACGAAATGCTGCGCGAAGTTGGAGCCCGGCTGCAGGCAGCCGTCCGCAAAACCGACACCGTCTGCCGCTATGGCGGAGACGAGTTCGTGGTGATTCTCACCCCGATGGAACGGCGTTCCGAAGCCGCTCCGGCGGCCGCACGCATGCTCATGGCCATTACAAAAGTGCGAGGGACCGGTCCCGCCATTCCCGCGCTGTCGGCCAGTATCGGGATCGGCCTTTACCCCGAACACGGAACGACCCCGGATGCCCTGCTCAGTCGGGCGGACCGGGCGATGTACGACAACAAGCGAGGTCAACACGATCCGCTGCCCGCTGCACAAGCAGACGGAGGTGGCTCGCAGCCCGATACCCACTGTCGACCAGGGAACGACATTCCCCTGGTCTTCGAGCTGCTCGCCAGAGTCAACTACAGGGAGTGA
- a CDS encoding TetR/AcrR family transcriptional regulator codes for MAYDDTRSALIAAGMRDMLLGGYDSVGIAGVLARTGVPKGSFYHYFDSKESFGRAIVEAYAEEWRATRQATFARAALGPVERLEAHFLELEEDVIAQEGMGGCLLGNLSQLMASRSAVLRRAVETGFQEWQDDIVGVLLTAQSTGELPSTADPEQIAALVIEAYEGALMRAKSQSSLMPLKRFREITLKRLLGS; via the coding sequence ATGGCTTACGATGATACACGCTCCGCCCTGATCGCCGCAGGCATGCGGGACATGCTGCTCGGCGGCTATGACAGCGTCGGGATAGCCGGCGTGCTCGCGCGAACGGGTGTACCCAAGGGCTCCTTCTACCACTACTTCGACAGCAAGGAGTCGTTCGGCCGCGCGATCGTGGAAGCGTACGCCGAAGAGTGGCGAGCCACCCGTCAGGCCACCTTCGCACGGGCCGCCCTCGGGCCTGTCGAGCGCCTGGAAGCGCATTTCCTTGAACTCGAGGAGGATGTCATCGCCCAGGAGGGCATGGGCGGATGTCTGCTGGGCAACCTCTCGCAGCTCATGGCCTCGCGCAGCGCCGTGCTTCGGCGCGCCGTCGAGACCGGTTTCCAGGAGTGGCAGGACGATATCGTAGGCGTGCTACTGACGGCGCAGTCGACCGGTGAGTTGCCGTCCACCGCCGATCCCGAGCAAATTGCCGCACTGGTCATCGAGGCCTACGAAGGCGCCCTTATGCGCGCCAAATCGCAGTCCTCCCTGATGCCCCTCAAGCGGTTTCGCGAAATAACCCTGAAGCGGTTGCTCGGCAGCTGA
- a CDS encoding ATP-binding protein: protein MSRIREKERRAILDSLRAGVVPRVGQQHIQVGRADEVEALLRDIHNIADGGSSIRFIIGEYGSGKTFFLNLIHSIALEKKLVATSADLTPDRRLHATGGQARALYAELMRNISTRSKPEGGALASIAERFVSESLKQARSSGESPVSAIHDRLGHLTEMTGGYDFALVIEAYWRGHDSGNEQLKMDAVRWLRGEFSTKTDARKALGVRTIIDDANCYDHLKLMARFVRLAGYQGLLVGMDEMVNLFKLSSSQARKSNYEQILRILNDTLQGHAEGLGFLMGGTPEFLMDPRRGLYSYEALQTRLAENRFARDGLVDYSGPVIRLGNLTQEDLYILLTKIRHVMAGGDESQYLVPDDALHAFMDHCHQRIGAAYFTTPRNSIKEFVNLLSVLEQNPDQDWRELIGTVEVQPDEAEEIEAMPAGDAEDEATTEPRQEDGSDDELQTFRL from the coding sequence ATGAGCCGTATACGCGAGAAGGAACGTCGAGCCATTCTTGATTCCCTGCGTGCCGGTGTCGTACCGAGGGTCGGCCAGCAGCACATCCAGGTCGGCCGGGCCGACGAGGTCGAGGCGCTCCTTCGCGACATCCACAATATCGCCGATGGCGGGTCGAGCATCCGCTTCATCATCGGCGAGTACGGGTCCGGCAAGACGTTCTTCCTGAATCTGATCCATTCGATCGCGCTCGAGAAGAAGCTGGTTGCGACCTCCGCCGACCTGACGCCGGACCGCCGCCTGCATGCGACCGGAGGCCAGGCCCGAGCCCTCTATGCCGAATTGATGCGGAACATCTCCACGCGCTCCAAGCCCGAGGGAGGTGCGCTGGCCAGTATCGCGGAGCGCTTCGTCTCGGAGAGCCTGAAACAGGCGCGTTCGAGTGGAGAGTCGCCCGTATCGGCCATACACGACCGCCTCGGTCACCTGACCGAAATGACCGGCGGTTACGACTTCGCCCTGGTGATCGAGGCCTACTGGCGAGGGCACGACAGCGGCAACGAGCAGCTCAAGATGGACGCGGTCCGGTGGCTGCGCGGGGAGTTCTCGACCAAGACCGATGCCCGCAAGGCCCTCGGCGTCCGCACGATCATCGACGACGCCAACTGCTACGACCATCTCAAGCTGATGGCCCGGTTCGTTCGTCTGGCGGGCTATCAGGGCCTGCTCGTCGGCATGGACGAAATGGTCAATCTGTTCAAGCTGTCCAGCAGCCAAGCCCGAAAGAGCAACTACGAGCAGATCCTGCGCATACTCAACGACACGCTGCAGGGGCACGCCGAGGGCCTCGGCTTCCTCATGGGAGGCACGCCGGAGTTCCTGATGGATCCGCGACGCGGACTTTACAGCTACGAGGCCCTGCAGACCCGACTGGCCGAAAACCGTTTCGCCCGGGACGGCCTTGTGGACTACAGCGGTCCGGTCATCCGCCTCGGCAATCTCACGCAGGAAGACCTCTATATCCTCCTGACCAAAATCCGCCATGTCATGGCCGGCGGCGATGAATCCCAATATCTCGTGCCGGATGACGCCCTGCATGCCTTCATGGACCACTGCCACCAGCGGATCGGGGCCGCGTATTTCACGACACCGCGAAACTCCATCAAGGAGTTCGTGAACCTGTTGTCCGTGCTTGAGCAGAATCCCGATCAGGACTGGCGCGAGCTCATCGGGACAGTCGAGGTGCAGCCGGACGAAGCGGAGGAGATCGAGGCGATGCCGGCTGGTGACGCCGAGGACGAAGCGACCACTGAGCCGCGCCAGGAGGACGGTTCGGACGACGAACTCCAGACCTTCCGCCTTTAG
- a CDS encoding ArsR/SmtB family transcription factor codes for MIEIEAAEQLAALGHPARLSVLRTLMAAGTDGAPARTLADAAGLAPNATTFHLNRLRLAGLAQRQRVGREVRYNADFAAVQALLDFLGETCCTEAVGGRRCAPVCGAGSSSSDSAKSMTDEEPSR; via the coding sequence ATGATTGAAATAGAAGCTGCAGAACAGTTGGCGGCACTCGGTCACCCGGCCCGCCTGTCGGTACTGCGGACACTGATGGCCGCCGGCACGGACGGCGCGCCGGCCCGCACGCTCGCGGACGCGGCGGGACTTGCGCCGAACGCCACCACGTTCCACCTGAACCGACTGCGGCTGGCCGGGCTGGCCCAGCGCCAGCGAGTCGGTCGCGAAGTCCGCTACAACGCCGATTTCGCGGCCGTGCAGGCACTGCTGGATTTCCTGGGCGAAACCTGTTGCACCGAGGCCGTTGGGGGTCGGCGCTGCGCGCCGGTTTGTGGCGCCGGCAGTTCAAGTTCCGATTCTGCGAAGTCCATGACCGACGAGGAGCCATCCCGATGA
- a CDS encoding DEAD/DEAH box helicase — translation MTSAESSRAFEALHPHVQRWIWRQGWGALTPTQERAIPTLVAGDQDVIVAAATAGGKTEAAFLPVLSRLLGDEPGHYECEGLALYISPLKALINDQFQRLELMVEGTDIPVVPWHGDVGRKQKDRFFRKRQGVLLITPESLEALFVTHGHRVPQLFERLRYLIVDELHAFIGVERGMQLQSLMHRLELTLRRRVPRVGLSATLGDMGLAAEFLRPGGGEQVDTIVSTEDSGAALKLQVRGYEHKPPALSTNEAEERDERGEQVDQADTLNGDVVDIARHLFRTLRGTNNLIFANSRRDVEVYGDLLRRECDSLGVPVEFFPHHGSLSKDLREHVETSLKTGTQPVTAVCTSTLEMGIDIGAVASIAQIGPPHQVASLRQRLGRSGRRGDAAVLRLYIREDRIDDQTPPPDRLRPALFQAAAMTELLLERWTEPPRVSALHLSTLIQQILSVVAQYGGATAQGLWNVLCESAPFSAVSQDHFLALLRQMGAARLLMQSRDGTLLHGEHGERIVNHYSFYSAFNAPEEFSLAVDGKIIGTLPIDRPVMEESYLIFSGRRWRVLHVDTDHKRIDLARATGGRAPSFGGTPGTVHDKVRDKMFELYRGAADPVYLDTQAKELFTEGREHFQRLGLRDECLVEDGKNTLVFPWAGDIAMDTLAAILTSKATHSEREGICVRVKDAQPSEVRAKLRDICDAPAPSPEDLASGVQNKQTEKYDEYLGEDLLNVDWSSRRLDTQAAIRVAGRLTRSGQ, via the coding sequence ATGACCAGCGCGGAGTCTTCCCGTGCCTTCGAGGCCCTGCATCCGCACGTCCAGCGGTGGATCTGGCGCCAGGGGTGGGGTGCACTCACACCGACCCAGGAACGTGCGATTCCGACTCTCGTCGCGGGCGATCAGGATGTCATCGTTGCAGCGGCGACCGCCGGCGGCAAGACCGAGGCCGCGTTCCTCCCGGTCCTCTCCCGTCTCCTCGGCGACGAACCGGGACATTACGAATGCGAAGGCCTTGCGCTATACATCTCCCCGCTAAAGGCCCTGATCAATGACCAGTTCCAGCGCCTGGAACTGATGGTCGAGGGCACGGACATCCCGGTGGTGCCGTGGCATGGCGACGTCGGCCGAAAACAGAAGGACCGCTTCTTCCGTAAGCGGCAGGGTGTGCTCCTGATCACCCCGGAGTCGCTCGAGGCACTGTTCGTCACGCACGGCCATCGCGTTCCCCAACTTTTCGAGCGCCTCCGCTACCTCATTGTGGACGAGCTGCACGCGTTCATCGGCGTCGAACGCGGGATGCAGCTGCAATCCCTGATGCATCGACTCGAGCTGACCCTGCGGCGGCGCGTGCCGCGGGTGGGACTTTCCGCCACCCTCGGCGACATGGGCCTCGCCGCCGAGTTCCTTCGCCCAGGCGGCGGCGAGCAGGTCGACACGATCGTCTCCACGGAGGATTCCGGAGCCGCATTGAAGCTGCAGGTCCGTGGCTACGAGCACAAGCCACCCGCCCTGTCGACGAACGAGGCGGAAGAGCGTGACGAACGGGGTGAACAGGTTGACCAAGCCGATACGCTGAACGGCGACGTCGTCGATATCGCCCGACACCTGTTCCGGACCTTGCGTGGCACGAACAATCTGATCTTCGCGAATTCGCGGCGGGATGTGGAGGTTTATGGCGACCTGCTTCGCCGCGAGTGTGATTCCCTCGGCGTGCCCGTGGAGTTCTTTCCCCACCACGGGAGTCTCTCGAAGGACCTGCGTGAACACGTCGAGACCTCCCTGAAAACGGGCACCCAGCCGGTCACCGCGGTATGTACATCGACCCTGGAGATGGGGATCGATATCGGGGCGGTCGCCAGCATTGCGCAGATCGGTCCGCCGCATCAGGTGGCCAGCCTGCGACAGCGCCTGGGCCGGTCCGGTCGGCGTGGCGATGCGGCGGTCCTGCGTCTCTACATCCGGGAAGACCGAATCGACGATCAGACGCCGCCGCCCGACCGACTGCGCCCCGCCCTCTTTCAGGCCGCTGCGATGACGGAGTTGCTGCTCGAACGCTGGACCGAGCCGCCGCGGGTCTCCGCACTGCACCTGTCCACGCTCATCCAGCAGATCCTGTCAGTGGTGGCCCAGTACGGCGGAGCCACCGCCCAGGGACTGTGGAACGTGCTGTGCGAAAGTGCCCCATTCAGCGCCGTCAGCCAGGATCACTTCCTGGCGTTGCTTCGACAGATGGGCGCGGCTCGGCTGCTGATGCAAAGCCGCGACGGGACGCTTCTTCACGGCGAGCACGGCGAACGCATAGTCAACCACTACAGCTTCTACTCCGCGTTCAACGCCCCGGAAGAGTTCTCCCTGGCCGTCGACGGGAAGATCATCGGGACGTTGCCGATCGACCGACCGGTCATGGAGGAGTCATATCTCATCTTTTCCGGTCGTCGGTGGCGGGTATTGCATGTCGATACGGACCACAAACGCATCGACTTGGCCCGGGCTACCGGTGGTCGCGCCCCCAGTTTCGGCGGTACACCCGGAACGGTACACGACAAGGTGCGGGACAAGATGTTCGAGCTCTATCGTGGGGCGGCCGACCCCGTCTATCTCGACACTCAGGCGAAAGAACTCTTCACGGAGGGGCGAGAGCACTTCCAGCGCCTTGGGTTGCGTGATGAGTGCCTCGTGGAAGACGGGAAGAACACGCTCGTCTTTCCATGGGCGGGTGATATCGCTATGGACACGTTGGCGGCGATTCTGACGAGCAAGGCTACGCACTCCGAACGGGAAGGTATCTGCGTGAGGGTGAAGGACGCCCAGCCATCTGAGGTTCGTGCGAAGCTGAGGGATATATGCGATGCCCCCGCGCCCTCCCCCGAGGATTTGGCATCCGGCGTTCAGAACAAACAGACGGAGAAGTACGACGAATACCTCGGTGAGGATCTGCTTAACGTCGACTGGTCATCCCGGAGACTGGACACGCAGGCTGCGATCCGAGTCGCCGGCCGGCTTACTCGGTCTGGACAGTAA
- a CDS encoding Crp/Fnr family transcriptional regulator, which yields MPQNAISPEQNQLLAAMPAAARDRLDPYLEPVSLDLGDVLYESGDRLQYVHFPTDSIVSLMYVMENGSSAEISVVGNEGVVGIAVFMGGASTTSRAVVQSAGSAYRLAGARLNTEFNAVGEVQHLLLLYTQALLTQMAQTAVCNRHHTIDQQLARWLLLSLDRLRNDEVAMTQELIANMLGVRREGVTNAAMKLQRMGVIQYNRGHIRVLDRPRLEELTCECYAVVKRETDRLLPTPIQRDSSVTE from the coding sequence ATGCCACAGAACGCGATCTCTCCAGAGCAGAACCAGTTACTGGCTGCAATGCCCGCGGCCGCGCGGGACCGCCTGGACCCGTATCTTGAGCCGGTCTCGCTCGACCTCGGTGACGTATTATACGAATCCGGCGACCGCCTGCAGTACGTGCATTTCCCCACGGACTCGATCGTGTCTCTCATGTACGTCATGGAGAACGGCTCCTCGGCCGAGATCTCCGTGGTCGGCAATGAGGGGGTCGTCGGGATCGCCGTGTTCATGGGTGGGGCCAGCACGACCAGTCGTGCCGTCGTCCAGAGCGCCGGGTCCGCCTACCGGCTCGCCGGCGCGCGCCTGAACACCGAATTCAACGCCGTTGGGGAAGTGCAGCACCTGCTGCTCCTGTACACGCAGGCGCTGCTGACCCAGATGGCGCAGACAGCGGTCTGCAACCGGCATCACACGATCGATCAGCAGCTCGCGCGCTGGCTGCTGCTGTCACTGGACCGCCTGCGCAACGACGAGGTGGCCATGACGCAGGAGTTGATCGCCAATATGCTCGGCGTTCGCCGGGAGGGCGTCACCAACGCCGCCATGAAGCTGCAGCGTATGGGCGTTATCCAGTATAACCGCGGGCACATCCGGGTGCTGGATCGCCCGCGGCTCGAGGAGCTCACCTGCGAGTGCTACGCGGTGGTCAAACGGGAAACAGATCGACTGCTGCCCACTCCGATTCAGCGAGACTCCTCCGTAACGGAGTAG
- the rpoS gene encoding RNA polymerase sigma factor RpoS, which translates to MVHVDDQYNTFARAADQNDAGGTIVTPRSASAPQERRETAASREEPDAGRLYLREINNRALLTAEEERTLGKAIQNGDAEARQHMIESNLRLVVKIARRYMNRGLPLLDLVEEGNLGLIHSVGKFDPERGFRFSTYATWWIRQTIERALMNQCRTIRLPVHVGKGINRYLRASRELSQSLGRAPTLDEIAARMDCSPAEIERMQRYNERATSVDVPLSRDGEASVLDLIQDADMPDPLTTVADTELLPHIESSLNELTTRQQAVIVRRFGLRGHTASTLEQVGAELGVTRERVRQIQIHALQRLRRVLEAHGLSVETLFAA; encoded by the coding sequence ATGGTTCACGTGGATGATCAATACAATACCTTCGCCCGCGCGGCCGACCAGAACGATGCTGGCGGCACCATCGTCACCCCGCGGTCCGCGAGCGCCCCACAAGAGCGCCGCGAAACGGCTGCGTCACGTGAGGAGCCAGACGCGGGCCGCCTCTATCTGCGCGAGATCAACAACCGGGCGCTGTTGACGGCCGAAGAAGAGCGTACGCTCGGGAAGGCCATTCAGAACGGTGACGCCGAGGCGCGTCAACACATGATCGAGAGCAACCTGCGGCTCGTGGTCAAGATTGCCCGGCGCTACATGAATCGCGGACTGCCGCTGCTTGACCTGGTCGAGGAGGGCAATCTCGGCCTGATTCACAGCGTCGGGAAGTTCGACCCGGAGCGCGGTTTCCGCTTCTCCACCTACGCCACCTGGTGGATCCGCCAGACCATCGAGCGGGCACTGATGAACCAGTGCCGCACGATCCGGTTGCCGGTACACGTCGGAAAGGGCATCAACAGGTATCTGCGTGCCAGCCGCGAATTGAGCCAGTCGCTGGGGCGTGCCCCGACGCTCGACGAGATCGCTGCACGGATGGATTGCTCACCGGCGGAGATCGAGCGCATGCAGCGCTACAACGAGCGGGCTACGTCGGTGGACGTTCCACTCTCCCGCGACGGGGAGGCGTCCGTACTGGATCTGATTCAGGATGCCGATATGCCGGATCCGCTCACGACCGTCGCCGACACGGAACTCCTTCCGCACATCGAAAGTTCGCTCAACGAACTCACCACCAGGCAGCAGGCCGTCATCGTCCGCCGCTTCGGTCTGCGCGGGCATACGGCCTCGACGCTGGAGCAGGTGGGTGCGGAACTCGGGGTCACGCGGGAGCGCGTGCGCCAGATCCAGATCCATGCACTGCAACGCCTGCGGCGTGTCCTGGAAGCGCACGGTCTCTCGGTCGAAACGCTGTTCGCGGCCTGA
- a CDS encoding rhodanese-like domain-containing protein, giving the protein MARTIDRGTLREWMHQGQDFELVDTLPRAAYEQHHLPGAIHIVSDDIEAEAPWRLPERERTVVVYCGSTACQRSAKAAARLDALGYGDVREYVEGRQDWEAAGLPVESGNDPEEPHA; this is encoded by the coding sequence ATGGCACGAACGATCGACCGCGGGACGCTGCGGGAGTGGATGCACCAGGGGCAGGACTTCGAGCTGGTCGACACCCTGCCCCGCGCGGCCTACGAGCAGCATCACCTGCCCGGAGCGATCCACATCGTCTCCGATGACATCGAGGCCGAGGCGCCGTGGCGCCTGCCGGAGCGCGAGCGCACCGTGGTGGTGTACTGCGGCAGTACCGCCTGCCAACGCTCGGCCAAGGCCGCCGCTCGCCTGGATGCGCTCGGCTACGGCGACGTGCGCGAGTACGTCGAGGGTCGACAGGACTGGGAGGCCGCCGGTCTGCCCGTCGAGTCGGGCAATGACCCCGAGGAGCCGCACGCATGA
- the yghU gene encoding glutathione-dependent disulfide-bond oxidoreductase, which translates to MNGETGYIPPRVWTWNEVNGGSFSATNRPIAGPTHEQALPVGEHAFQLYSLATPNGVKVTVLLEELLELGHTEAEYDAWPIRIGEGDQFSSGFVEINPNSRIPALVDYSGCQPLRVFESGSILLHLAEKFGEFLPASSPERIETLNWLFWQMGSAPYLGGGFGHFYAYAPEWMKYPIDRYTMEVKRQLDVLNRRLADNRFLAGDQYTIADIASWPWYGELVAGRRYDAGEFLNVDEYGHVQRWASEINERPAVKRGCMVNRTWGPPDKQLHERHAPSDFTEQVESKRGHDR; encoded by the coding sequence ATGAACGGAGAAACCGGTTACATCCCACCCCGCGTCTGGACCTGGAACGAGGTAAACGGAGGCAGCTTTTCCGCTACTAACCGGCCCATTGCCGGCCCGACCCATGAACAGGCGCTGCCGGTCGGGGAGCATGCATTCCAGCTCTATTCTCTCGCCACGCCCAATGGCGTGAAGGTAACCGTGCTGCTCGAGGAACTGCTGGAGCTGGGACACACCGAGGCCGAATACGATGCGTGGCCGATCCGCATCGGCGAGGGTGACCAGTTCTCCAGCGGTTTCGTGGAAATCAACCCCAACTCCAGGATCCCGGCGCTGGTCGACTACAGCGGCTGTCAGCCGCTCCGCGTATTCGAGTCCGGATCCATCCTGCTGCACCTGGCGGAGAAGTTCGGCGAATTCCTGCCCGCGTCCAGTCCCGAACGCATCGAAACGCTCAACTGGCTCTTCTGGCAGATGGGGAGCGCGCCCTACCTGGGTGGCGGATTCGGCCATTTCTACGCCTATGCGCCCGAATGGATGAAATACCCGATCGATCGTTACACCATGGAGGTCAAGCGTCAGCTCGACGTGCTCAACAGGCGGTTGGCCGACAACCGCTTCCTGGCCGGCGACCAATACACGATCGCGGACATCGCCAGTTGGCCGTGGTACGGGGAATTGGTCGCCGGCCGGCGGTACGACGCAGGAGAATTCCTGAATGTCGACGAGTATGGACATGTCCAGCGCTGGGCCAGTGAAATCAACGAACGACCGGCCGTCAAACGTGGTTGCATGGTCAACCGCACCTGGGGCCCCCCGGATAAACAGTTGCACGAGCGCCATGCCCCGAGCGACTTTACCGAACAGGTTGAGAGTAAGAGGGGCCACGACCGCTGA
- a CDS encoding sterol desaturase family protein yields MLLSQEPMVRMGAFAGVFLAMALWEILAPRREWQIGKGYRWLNNLGVVVLDAVIVRLLFPAAAVGTALFVETQGWGLLRLLDVPYWLMIVIAVVVLDFAIWAQHVFFHAVPALWRLHRMHHADLDFDVTTGLRFHPVEILLSMFIKAGVIVMLGAPALAVLLFEVLLNATSMFNHGNVRLPGRIDRVLRWIVVTPEMHRVHHSWYPNETNSNFGFNLPWWDRIFGTYRAQPRDGHTGMTIGINLFRDPRDLRLDRMLWQPFHGPTHSYPINARSRDDKSIPDREADRDL; encoded by the coding sequence ATGTTGCTGTCGCAGGAGCCCATGGTGCGCATGGGGGCATTCGCGGGTGTCTTTCTGGCCATGGCGCTCTGGGAGATCCTGGCGCCGCGCCGCGAGTGGCAAATCGGCAAAGGCTACCGCTGGCTCAACAACCTGGGCGTCGTGGTACTGGATGCCGTGATCGTACGCCTGCTCTTTCCGGCGGCGGCCGTCGGCACGGCACTGTTCGTCGAGACCCAGGGGTGGGGGCTTCTGCGCCTGCTCGACGTGCCGTACTGGCTGATGATCGTAATCGCCGTAGTGGTCCTGGATTTCGCGATCTGGGCACAGCACGTGTTCTTCCACGCCGTGCCGGCACTCTGGCGTCTGCACCGGATGCACCATGCGGATCTGGACTTCGATGTCACCACGGGCCTGCGCTTCCACCCCGTCGAGATCCTGCTGTCGATGTTCATCAAGGCGGGCGTGATCGTAATGCTGGGCGCCCCGGCACTGGCCGTTCTGCTGTTCGAGGTGCTCCTCAACGCCACTTCGATGTTCAATCACGGCAACGTGCGGTTGCCCGGACGGATCGACCGCGTGCTGCGCTGGATCGTGGTCACGCCGGAGATGCACCGTGTCCACCACTCCTGGTACCCGAATGAGACCAACTCGAATTTCGGGTTCAACCTGCCGTGGTGGGACCGGATTTTCGGCACCTACCGCGCACAGCCCCGCGACGGTCACACCGGGATGACGATCGGCATCAACCTGTTCCGCGACCCGCGCGACCTGCGCCTGGACCGGATGCTGTGGCAGCCCTTCCATGGTCCCACCCACAGCTATCCGATCAATGCGCGGAGTCGGGATGACAAAAGCATCCCGGACAGGGAAGCGGACCGGGACCTCTGA